The Nerophis lumbriciformis linkage group LG05, RoL_Nlum_v2.1, whole genome shotgun sequence genome contains a region encoding:
- the LOC133606174 gene encoding aldo-keto reductase family 1 member D1-like: MNFSADSHCVPLRDGNIMPLIGLGTYGDPRTTPKETAYKSVKLAIETGYRHIDGALVYFNEHEVGQAIRDKIADGTVKRQDIFYCGKLWNTFHPPQLVRPALERTLKTLQLDFVDLYIVEMPTAFKPGDTFYPRDEDGKYVYHETDLCATWEALEACKDAGLAKSLGVSNFNKRQLELILNKPGLKHKPVSNQVECHPYFTQPKLLEYCRKNDIVLVGYSPLGTSRDASWVNLTCPPLLEDELLVSLAKKYKKTPAQVALRFNVQRGVVVIPKSFSPCRIKENFQIFDFCLSEEDMKAIEGLNKNIRFVELLMWSDHPEYPFHDDY; encoded by the exons ATGAACTTCTCAGCTGACAGTCACTGTGTCCCTCTCAGGGACGGGAATATCATGCCTTTGATTGGACTGGGTACATATGGAGATCCCCGCACG ACCCCTAAAGAGACTGCATATAAGTCTGTGAAACTGGCTATAGAAACAGGATACAGACACATTGACGGAGCTTTGGTTTACTTTAATGAACATGAGGTGGGACAAGCTATAAGGGACAAAATAGCTGATGGAACCGTGAAAAGACAAGATATATTCTACTGTGGAAAG CTGTGGAACACGTTCCATCCGCCACAACTGGTCCGACCCGCTTTGGAGAGGACCTTGAAAACTTTGCAGCTGGATTTTGTTGATTTATACATTGTTGAGATGCCCACAGCGTTTAAG CCAGGAGACACCTTCTACCCAAGAGATGAGGATGGGAAGTACGTTTATCATGAGACGGATCTGTGTGCAACTTGGGAG GCTTTGGAAGCATGCAAAGATGCAGGATTAGCAAAATCTCTCGGAGTGTCCAACTTCAACAAGCGACAGTTGGAGTTGATCCTCAACAAGCCTGGCCTGAAACACAAACCGGTTTCAAATCAG GTTGAATGCCATCCTTATTTCACTCAGCCAAAGTTACTGGAGTACTGCAGGAAAAACGACATTGTCCTTGTGGGATACAGCCCATTGGGAACATCGAGGGATGCGTCCTG GGTTAACCTAACCTGCCCGCCACTCTTGGAGGATGAGCTGCTTGTGTCGCTGGCTAAAAAGTACAAGAAGACCCCAGCTCAGGTTGCGCTAAGGTTCAATGTGCAGAGAGGAGTCGTGGTCATCCCGAAGAGCTTCAGCCCTTGTCGTATCAAGGAAAACTTCCAG ATCTTTGACTTCTGCCTGTCTGAGGAGGACATGAAGGCCATTGAGGGGCTGAACAAGAATATTCGCTTCGTGGAGCTCCTAAT GTGGTCCGATCACCCTGAGTATCCATTTCATGATGACTACTAA